In the genome of Achromobacter sp. MFA1 R4, the window GACGCAAGACTCTCTCGAAACCACCGCATCCAGCGTTCGTGGCGGAACTCCAGATAAGCCATCACCAGCACTTCCTTGCTGGGATAGTGCCGATAGAACGTCACCTTGGTGACAGCGGCGGCTTCGATGATCTTGTCGACCCCGGTGGCGCGGATGCCCTGACCGTAAAACAAGGCATGGGCCGCATGCAGGATGCGTTCACGAGGCGAGAGCGTGTCGACGGGGGGAGTGTTGCGTGTCATGGCGCATTGTAGACAGATCGGTCCACCCCTCGCAATTTGAAGTAGACAGATCGTTCCACCTCGATTAATCTGCGCATGTAGACAGATCGTTCTACTTTCTTTTGCCCAGGAGCAATCATGGAAACTCGCCCCCCGCTGCCGCCGTTCACCAAGGAAACCGCCATTCAGAAGGTTCGGCTCGCCGAAGATGGCTGGAACACGCGCGACGCCGCGAAAGTCGCGCTGGCCTATACGCTGGATACCAAATGGCGCAATCGCGCCGAGTTCGCCAACAACCGTGCGGAAGCCCAGGCCTTCCTGGATCGGAAGTGGAAGAAGGAACTGGACTACCGGCTCATCAAGGAACTCTGGGCGCACGACGGCAACCGGATCGCCG includes:
- a CDS encoding nuclear transport factor 2 family protein, whose product is METRPPLPPFTKETAIQKVRLAEDGWNTRDAAKVALAYTLDTKWRNRAEFANNRAEAQAFLDRKWKKELDYRLIKELWAHDGNRIAVRYAYEWHDDAGNWFRSYGNENWEFLPDGLMHRRYACINDMPIKESERKFHWPLGRRPDDHPGLSELGL